The following proteins are encoded in a genomic region of Actinomycetota bacterium:
- a CDS encoding ABC transporter permease subunit (The N-terminal region of this protein, as described by TIGR01726, is a three transmembrane segment that identifies a subfamily of ABC transporter permease subunits, which specificities that include histidine, arginine, glutamine, glutamate, L-cystine (sic), the opines (in Agrobacterium) octopine and nopaline, etc.), translating into MSQARETSQAHARPPLWRNAAFLKWAGQIGVLLALIVAAVAAVTVASNNLKAQGLPFSWKFLSDNPGIRLAEGFATVPKTGLEALLVGVVNMLRVTVTGIFAATFLGVIIGIARLSSNWIVSKVAVVYIELMRNIPLLVQIVFWFYIAGSFPILKATGNGPIEGWFYITNKGVSIPWFFPREVFWQWIAFVVAGLIAARFVFRWRVRRLEETGKAGHEFLFSIGTFLVFAVVGWWAYPLSGFLGWIFGAIGWVFRSTPTLLGQVILAAGSAGIGFLWIKRFLDSRRTPAGLAKLTDDDYFRIIFAGLLGMLGAAVFILIPGITNGILDGFQKFFEFADTKYDWLRTGQIVQFGRPGAVVTGKFLQLAPTGMTMTQFFFAVWIAITLYTASFIAEIVRGGILAVPKGQTEAGLAVGLRRGQLLRMIVLPQAFRVILPPMGNQYLNLAKNTSLGIAVGYAEVVAVGQTLFNQTGATVQVILLWMAFYLFVSLTLSAIVNWYNRRVQLVER; encoded by the coding sequence GTGAGTCAGGCGCGCGAGACATCTCAGGCACACGCGCGACCTCCGCTGTGGCGCAATGCCGCCTTCCTGAAGTGGGCGGGACAGATCGGTGTTCTTCTCGCGCTGATCGTGGCGGCGGTCGCCGCGGTTACGGTCGCCTCCAACAACCTGAAGGCGCAAGGCCTTCCCTTCTCGTGGAAATTCCTGAGCGACAATCCGGGGATCAGGCTCGCCGAGGGCTTCGCGACCGTCCCCAAGACCGGTCTGGAAGCTCTCCTCGTCGGTGTCGTCAACATGCTCAGGGTGACGGTCACGGGGATCTTCGCGGCGACGTTCCTTGGTGTGATCATCGGCATCGCACGCCTCTCGTCGAACTGGATCGTGTCGAAAGTGGCGGTGGTCTACATCGAGTTGATGCGGAACATTCCGCTCCTCGTCCAGATCGTGTTCTGGTTCTACATCGCCGGCAGCTTCCCCATCCTGAAAGCGACGGGCAACGGACCCATCGAGGGCTGGTTCTACATCACCAACAAAGGAGTCTCGATTCCCTGGTTCTTTCCCCGGGAAGTCTTTTGGCAATGGATCGCGTTCGTCGTCGCAGGCCTGATCGCGGCGCGCTTCGTGTTCCGCTGGCGTGTTCGGCGCCTGGAGGAGACCGGGAAGGCCGGCCACGAGTTCCTCTTCTCGATCGGAACCTTCCTGGTTTTCGCCGTCGTCGGATGGTGGGCATATCCGCTCTCCGGTTTTCTCGGGTGGATCTTCGGCGCGATCGGCTGGGTCTTCCGCTCGACCCCGACACTGCTCGGTCAGGTCATCCTCGCAGCCGGTTCGGCGGGCATCGGGTTCTTGTGGATCAAACGATTCCTCGATTCGCGCCGAACCCCTGCCGGATTGGCCAAGCTGACCGACGACGACTACTTCCGGATCATCTTCGCCGGCCTTCTCGGGATGCTTGGAGCCGCCGTGTTCATCCTGATCCCCGGCATCACGAACGGGATCCTCGATGGATTCCAGAAGTTCTTCGAGTTCGCCGACACGAAGTACGACTGGCTTCGCACCGGGCAGATCGTCCAGTTCGGCCGTCCGGGGGCCGTGGTCACTGGAAAGTTCCTCCAGTTGGCGCCGACCGGCATGACGATGACCCAGTTCTTCTTCGCCGTATGGATAGCCATCACGTTGTATACGGCATCGTTCATCGCGGAGATCGTCCGGGGCGGCATTCTCGCCGTGCCGAAAGGACAGACCGAGGCGGGGCTGGCGGTCGGACTGCGCAGAGGGCAGTTGCTGCGGATGATCGTGCTCCCGCAGGCGTTCCGGGTCATTCTGCCGCCGATGGGCAACCAGTATCTCAACCTCGCGAAGAACACCTCGCTGGGAATCGCGGTCGGCTATGCGGAGGTCGTGGCCGTGGGCCAAACGCTGTTCAACCAGACAGGTGCAACCGTACAGGTCATCCTGCTCTGGATGGCGTTCTACCTGTTCGTGAGCCTCACGCTGAGCGCCATCGTGAACTGGTATAACCGAAGAGTGCAGCTGGTGGAGCGATGA
- a CDS encoding amino acid ABC transporter permease, whose protein sequence is MTIQGPPPPQEVTPLERWTRWSKENLFSSFFNSVLSIASIAIAALAIRGLFSFVFAPERKWYVIPPNMKLYWTDVYPPEVMGRMWVTLGLVLTLTGLSLAIWRVGGHLTPARLARVAASVGSSLLVLAALVSIPAIVRIWIAVVGVICWAASWLIKLLWSGGEEAETISTMWVLIGTLVAVLAVLWALHIETGTKVSLTVQAAVFIGAYIVGLVVRDWIPNAVTRSSLVAFWLLSLPLVYLVIQRDPDVSAVPVTTMVIPFAAAFAIVGAAYMWWAGSANPGEVAKLVAALLFVAAIASWFTSIAMLPRFLLLALAVFGLAAPTFGGTDQGRKGLVIGWVVMDLLIAYFMTMAMAKTGIPVLGDFIGGLNLTFLLSIAGIVLAFPIGIMLALGRTSTMPIFRLLSTGYIEVVRGVPLITVLFFANLVINRFLPQDIRLDDIIKAMIAVALFAAAYLAENIRGGLQSIPKGQREAAQAVGLSTVQMTVLITLPQALRAVIPAIVGQVITLFKDTSLVAIIGLADFLRIARDVVPNQPGSLGSMQESLLFAVVIYWIFSFGTSRASMRLEKKLGVGER, encoded by the coding sequence ATGACGATACAGGGACCCCCACCTCCGCAAGAGGTCACTCCTCTCGAACGTTGGACTCGATGGTCGAAGGAGAATCTGTTCTCCTCGTTCTTCAACTCCGTCCTCAGCATCGCATCGATCGCGATAGCCGCGCTGGCCATCCGGGGGCTGTTCTCGTTCGTCTTTGCCCCTGAGCGCAAATGGTACGTCATCCCTCCGAACATGAAGCTGTACTGGACGGACGTGTATCCGCCGGAGGTGATGGGCCGGATGTGGGTGACGCTCGGCCTGGTCCTTACGCTGACGGGTCTCAGCCTTGCGATCTGGCGGGTCGGTGGCCATCTCACACCGGCACGCCTTGCTCGGGTCGCAGCCAGTGTCGGCTCGAGCCTTCTGGTGCTCGCTGCCCTCGTTTCGATTCCGGCAATCGTACGGATCTGGATTGCCGTTGTCGGTGTGATCTGCTGGGCCGCTTCGTGGCTGATCAAGCTGTTGTGGTCCGGCGGTGAAGAAGCCGAGACGATATCGACAATGTGGGTGCTGATCGGAACGCTGGTCGCGGTGCTTGCCGTTCTATGGGCTCTGCATATCGAGACGGGGACCAAGGTGTCGCTGACGGTGCAGGCGGCGGTTTTCATCGGTGCCTACATCGTCGGCCTTGTCGTTCGGGATTGGATCCCGAACGCCGTCACGCGGAGCTCGCTCGTGGCGTTCTGGCTCTTGTCGCTTCCCCTCGTGTACCTCGTGATCCAACGAGACCCCGATGTGAGCGCCGTCCCGGTGACGACGATGGTCATCCCCTTCGCGGCGGCCTTCGCGATTGTCGGTGCCGCGTACATGTGGTGGGCAGGGTCTGCGAATCCGGGAGAGGTGGCCAAGCTCGTCGCGGCGCTCCTCTTCGTCGCGGCCATAGCCTCGTGGTTCACCTCGATCGCGATGCTGCCTCGATTTCTCCTTCTGGCCCTGGCGGTATTCGGCCTTGCCGCGCCGACGTTCGGTGGAACGGACCAAGGCCGCAAAGGGCTGGTGATCGGGTGGGTCGTGATGGACCTCCTCATCGCGTACTTCATGACGATGGCGATGGCCAAGACCGGGATACCGGTGCTCGGCGACTTCATCGGCGGGCTGAACCTCACGTTCCTGCTCTCTATCGCAGGTATCGTCCTGGCGTTCCCCATCGGGATCATGCTTGCCTTGGGGCGGACGTCGACCATGCCCATCTTCCGGCTGCTCTCCACCGGGTACATCGAGGTCGTTCGTGGTGTCCCGTTGATTACCGTGCTGTTCTTCGCGAACTTGGTGATCAACCGCTTCCTACCGCAAGATATTCGCCTCGACGACATCATCAAAGCGATGATCGCCGTGGCGTTGTTCGCCGCGGCCTACCTGGCAGAGAACATTCGTGGCGGCCTTCAGTCGATCCCGAAGGGGCAGCGCGAGGCCGCCCAGGCGGTGGGGCTCTCCACCGTTCAGATGACGGTGCTGATCACGCTCCCGCAGGCATTACGGGCCGTGATCCCCGCCATCGTCGGACAGGTCATCACCCTGTTCAAAGATACATCGCTGGTGGCGATCATCGGCTTGGCGGATTTCCTGCGGATTGCCAGGGACGTTGTGCCGAATCAACCGGGATCCCTCGGCAGCATGCAGGAGAGCCTGTTGTTCGCGGTCGTGATCTACTGGATCTTCTCGTTCGGCACGAGCCGCGCGAGCATGCGCCTGGAGAAAAAGTTGGGAGTTGGTGAACGGTGA
- a CDS encoding amino acid ABC transporter ATP-binding protein — translation MSERDIIVVEDLNKWFGDFHVLRGITTTVKEQEVVVVIGPSGSGKSTFIRCINHLEQHQSGKIIVDGVELTHDLRNIEKIRSEVGIVFQQFNLFPHLTVMQNLTLAQIWVRKRTKTEAEETARRLLERVGIPEQAEKFPGQLSGGQQQRVAIARALAMDPKIMLFDEPTSALDPEMIKEVLDVMKELARSGMTMIVVTHEMGFAREVADRVMFFDYGQIVEEGTPEHFFTAPEHDRTKLFLSQIL, via the coding sequence ATGAGTGAGCGCGACATAATCGTTGTGGAAGACCTCAATAAGTGGTTCGGTGATTTCCACGTGCTGCGCGGGATCACGACCACTGTCAAGGAGCAAGAGGTCGTGGTGGTGATCGGTCCTTCCGGCTCCGGGAAGTCGACGTTCATCCGGTGTATCAACCATCTCGAGCAGCACCAGTCCGGCAAGATCATCGTCGATGGCGTGGAGCTCACGCACGACCTGCGCAACATCGAGAAGATCCGGTCGGAGGTCGGCATCGTATTCCAGCAGTTCAACCTGTTCCCACATCTGACCGTGATGCAGAACCTGACGCTTGCCCAGATCTGGGTACGGAAGCGCACCAAGACCGAGGCCGAGGAGACGGCGAGGCGGTTGCTCGAACGGGTCGGTATCCCGGAACAGGCAGAGAAGTTTCCGGGGCAGCTGTCCGGCGGCCAGCAGCAGCGTGTCGCCATCGCCCGGGCACTCGCCATGGACCCGAAGATCATGCTCTTCGACGAGCCGACGTCCGCGCTCGACCCGGAGATGATCAAAGAGGTCCTCGACGTCATGAAAGAGCTGGCCCGCTCCGGTATGACGATGATCGTGGTCACTCACGAGATGGGATTCGCTCGGGAGGTTGCAGACCGGGTGATGTTCTTCGACTACGGCCAGATCGTCGAGGAGGGGACTCCGGAGCACTTCTTCACCGCGCCGGAGCACGACCGCACGAAGCTGTTCCTGAGCCAGATTCTCTGA
- a CDS encoding four helix bundle protein: MHDYRKLDVWTMSQRFVRDLYLATQSFPTREQFGLTRQLRRAAVSIPSNIAEGAGRGGRKEFARFIRIAAGSACEVDTHLQIGLDLGYLDFEQHARPGSVLETIKARLGGLERSLTAKP; encoded by the coding sequence GTGCACGACTATCGCAAGCTCGACGTCTGGACAATGAGTCAGCGGTTTGTGCGCGATCTATACCTGGCCACTCAATCATTCCCAACTCGAGAGCAGTTCGGATTGACCCGGCAGCTGCGACGTGCCGCCGTGTCGATTCCCTCCAACATTGCGGAGGGTGCAGGGCGAGGTGGTCGAAAGGAGTTCGCTCGGTTCATCCGGATTGCGGCGGGATCCGCGTGTGAGGTGGACACTCATCTGCAAATCGGACTCGACCTCGGATACCTCGACTTCGAGCAGCACGCGCGGCCGGGTTCGGTCCTGGAGACGATCAAGGCAAGACTCGGCGGGCTCGAGCGCAGTCTCACTGCCAAGCCCTGA
- a CDS encoding M20 family metallopeptidase, with the protein MYEHPEIAFQEFTTSAKLAAYLADHGFAVEYPAYGLDTAFVARVGSHGPEVVICAEYDALPGIGHACGHDIIATASLGAGLALAGLTDELGFRVTVLGTPAEEMKGGKVDLINAGAFETASAAMMIHPSPDDVLDPSVLAVRHVDLEYHGKDSHAAGAPEKGINALDAFVQAYVNVATLRQQILPSDRLHGIITHGGDAPNIIPSYTRSSWYIRAATKEHLEELAEKVMACFEAAAIATGCTWETSAIGHPYEDLVSNPVLVELFDRNASALGRTMARGADMPMAGSTDMGNVSHVVPAIHPFLSINPGEAVNHQPEFAAATITPDGDKAIRDGALAMAWTVIDLAVENRWGDL; encoded by the coding sequence ATGTATGAGCATCCCGAGATTGCGTTTCAGGAGTTCACAACCTCGGCGAAGCTGGCCGCGTACCTTGCCGATCATGGCTTTGCCGTCGAGTATCCCGCCTACGGCCTGGACACCGCCTTCGTGGCACGAGTCGGATCGCACGGTCCGGAAGTGGTGATCTGTGCCGAGTACGACGCACTTCCGGGTATCGGCCACGCCTGTGGACATGACATCATTGCCACGGCGTCGTTGGGTGCCGGCCTGGCGCTGGCCGGATTGACGGACGAGTTGGGGTTTCGCGTGACCGTTCTCGGCACTCCCGCCGAAGAGATGAAGGGCGGAAAAGTCGACTTGATCAACGCGGGTGCATTCGAAACTGCATCGGCTGCGATGATGATTCACCCCAGTCCCGACGACGTGCTCGACCCTTCGGTCCTGGCGGTTCGTCATGTCGATCTCGAGTATCACGGCAAGGACTCGCATGCTGCCGGTGCGCCCGAGAAGGGGATCAACGCATTGGACGCGTTTGTTCAGGCGTACGTCAATGTCGCGACGTTACGTCAGCAAATCCTTCCGAGTGACCGTTTGCACGGGATCATCACGCACGGAGGCGACGCGCCGAACATCATCCCCAGTTACACGCGGTCTTCCTGGTACATCAGGGCTGCGACAAAGGAGCATCTCGAGGAACTCGCCGAGAAGGTGATGGCCTGTTTCGAAGCCGCCGCCATCGCCACCGGCTGCACCTGGGAGACTTCTGCAATCGGCCATCCGTATGAGGACCTGGTCAGCAATCCGGTACTCGTGGAGCTGTTCGACCGTAACGCGTCGGCGCTCGGACGCACCATGGCTCGTGGTGCCGACATGCCGATGGCCGGGTCCACCGACATGGGCAACGTGAGCCATGTTGTGCCGGCGATCCATCCGTTCCTGTCGATCAACCCCGGCGAAGCCGTCAACCATCAGCCCGAGTTCGCTGCTGCGACGATCACACCCGATGGGGACAAGGCGATTCGCGATGGTGCACTGGCGATGGCATGGACCGTGATCGACCTTGCGGTGGAGAACCGCTGGGGAGACCTGTAA
- a CDS encoding SPFH/Band 7/PHB domain protein — protein sequence MELPPSVILLIVIAAFAIFYVANAIKIVSQYQKGLIERFGKFRRTADPGLNFIVPFIETMKRVDMREQVVDVPPQEVITKDNVVVTVDAVVYYQATDPVKLKYNVANFIMAATKLAQTNLRNVVGDLQLDEALTSRERINTQLREILDDATDVWGTRVVRVEIQRIEPPPDVTQAMHRQMKAERERRAVVTEAEGQKRSAILKAEGVKQARVLEAEGQAEAIKRVAEADKYQKLTVAEGEGQAIERVFRAIHTGDPTPDLITIRYLDTLKGMADGRATKIFLPVETSGILGSLGAIKEMWAAEADES from the coding sequence ATGGAATTGCCCCCATCGGTCATTCTGCTGATCGTCATCGCTGCGTTCGCGATCTTTTATGTGGCCAACGCCATCAAGATCGTCAGCCAGTACCAGAAAGGACTCATCGAGCGGTTCGGGAAGTTCCGCAGAACCGCCGATCCCGGCTTGAACTTCATCGTCCCGTTCATCGAGACGATGAAGCGCGTCGATATGCGAGAGCAGGTCGTCGACGTGCCCCCGCAGGAAGTCATCACCAAGGACAACGTGGTTGTCACCGTCGATGCAGTCGTCTACTACCAGGCAACCGACCCGGTGAAGCTCAAGTACAACGTCGCCAACTTCATCATGGCGGCGACAAAGCTCGCCCAGACGAACCTCCGTAACGTCGTCGGCGATCTTCAGCTCGACGAGGCGCTCACGTCACGAGAGAGGATCAACACGCAGCTCCGGGAGATCCTCGACGACGCCACCGACGTGTGGGGAACGAGAGTCGTCCGTGTAGAGATCCAGCGCATCGAACCGCCGCCGGATGTCACCCAGGCGATGCACAGGCAGATGAAGGCGGAGCGGGAACGGCGTGCCGTGGTCACCGAGGCGGAAGGCCAGAAACGGTCGGCGATCCTGAAGGCAGAAGGTGTCAAGCAGGCGCGTGTGCTCGAGGCCGAAGGTCAGGCGGAAGCGATCAAGCGGGTCGCGGAGGCCGACAAGTACCAGAAGCTCACAGTCGCCGAAGGTGAAGGTCAGGCCATCGAGCGTGTGTTCCGAGCGATCCACACCGGGGATCCAACGCCGGATCTGATCACGATCCGATACCTCGATACGCTCAAGGGCATGGCCGATGGGAGGGCGACGAAGATCTTCCTGCCGGTGGAGACCAGCGGCATTCTCGGCAGTCTCGGCGCCATCAAGGAGATGTGGGCGGCCGAGGCCGACGAGTCGTAA
- a CDS encoding NfeD family protein: MSTDVVQIVADCERYWIATQVPRRAALEMKVELEQHLRLATAEGKSPEAVVGSDLSLFAEMWAREQRDPLSDPARTWRSVTNGERLHARSRLGVIVVFVAAATAIGLSAAVFDKGSNEMENELWRWVWISAAFVFGVGEVFTAGFFILPFAVGAVVAAVLAWLNVAVGVQWAAFLVVSILALIGLRRLAPADEPQPSVGANRLIGSFGKVLETVEPIHDQGRVKVETEEWRATTDAERIEEGTTVTVVGVRGTRLVVEPIEESEER, encoded by the coding sequence GTGTCAACTGACGTTGTGCAGATCGTCGCAGACTGCGAGCGATACTGGATCGCGACCCAGGTGCCTCGCCGAGCAGCGCTCGAGATGAAGGTGGAACTCGAACAGCATCTCCGATTGGCCACCGCCGAGGGCAAGAGCCCCGAAGCCGTCGTCGGTTCCGATCTGTCCCTCTTCGCAGAGATGTGGGCACGAGAACAGCGGGATCCACTGAGCGACCCTGCCCGGACCTGGAGGTCGGTCACGAACGGGGAACGACTCCACGCCAGATCGCGGCTTGGCGTGATCGTCGTCTTCGTCGCCGCAGCGACAGCAATCGGACTTTCGGCAGCAGTCTTCGATAAAGGGAGCAACGAAATGGAGAACGAATTGTGGAGGTGGGTGTGGATCTCGGCTGCCTTCGTCTTTGGAGTGGGTGAGGTCTTCACGGCCGGCTTCTTCATCCTGCCCTTTGCGGTCGGAGCGGTCGTCGCTGCGGTGCTTGCCTGGCTGAACGTCGCCGTCGGCGTCCAGTGGGCGGCGTTCCTCGTTGTGTCGATCCTCGCGCTGATCGGCCTGCGCAGGCTCGCGCCGGCGGATGAACCTCAGCCCTCGGTCGGTGCGAACCGTCTCATCGGCTCGTTCGGGAAGGTCCTGGAAACGGTCGAACCGATCCACGACCAGGGACGCGTCAAGGTCGAGACCGAGGAGTGGCGGGCAACGACAGACGCGGAGCGGATAGAAGAAGGCACGACGGTGACCGTCGTCGGCGTGCGCGGCACCCGGCTGGTTGTCGAACCAATCGAAGAATCGGAAGAGAGGTAA
- a CDS encoding PadR family transcriptional regulator, producing MSVEHSSQLLKGALDLCLLAVISEEPSYGYEMVRKLQERGLTLVSEGSIYPSLSRLQKQGLIEGYKVASKEGPKRKYYRIRPAGEDKLAEWSTAWRELAQGVDAVLEGGARVN from the coding sequence ATGAGCGTTGAACACAGTTCTCAGCTCCTCAAGGGTGCCCTCGATCTGTGCCTCCTGGCAGTGATCTCGGAAGAACCCAGCTACGGCTATGAAATGGTGCGAAAGCTGCAGGAGCGGGGACTGACGCTGGTGAGCGAGGGCAGCATCTACCCGTCGCTCAGCAGGCTGCAGAAACAAGGCCTCATCGAGGGATACAAGGTCGCTTCGAAGGAGGGACCGAAGCGCAAGTACTACCGAATTCGCCCCGCCGGTGAAGACAAGCTGGCAGAGTGGAGTACGGCATGGAGGGAGCTGGCACAAGGCGTGGATGCCGTGTTGGAAGGAGGTGCCCGTGTCAACTGA